One genomic segment of Mesoterricola silvestris includes these proteins:
- a CDS encoding nucleotide sugar dehydrogenase — MRIAVVGLGYVGLPLALSLAKKFPGTLGFDIHQAKVQELRDGIDRTREVEPQELKGTTLTMTSVLEDLRGADFFIVAVPTPVDDWNRPDLTPVIKASESVGKVLGKGSIVVYESTVFPGVTEEICGPILEKVSGLKCGVDFKLGYSPERINPGDKVHTVEKIVKVVSGQDAESAETIAGVYGAVITAGVHRASSIKVAETAKVIENTQRDINIALMNELAIICEKVGIRTSEVLTAARTKWNFLPFSPGLVGGHCIGVDPYYLTTKAQELGYHPEVILAGRRINDSMGSYVAQKLVKLLIQQQLKVKNAKVGILGLTFKENVHDIRNSKVPDIITELKEFGIAPLVHDPMADHAETLHEYGLDLQPLEDFQDLDALVLAVNHSAFLEAGVESLLKRMKPASVFIDVKSCFDPGRFPEQVAYWSL, encoded by the coding sequence ATGCGTATCGCCGTAGTGGGTCTTGGATATGTCGGTCTGCCCCTGGCCCTGTCGCTGGCCAAGAAATTCCCCGGCACGCTGGGGTTCGATATCCACCAGGCCAAGGTGCAGGAGCTGCGGGACGGCATCGACCGCACCCGCGAAGTGGAGCCCCAGGAACTCAAGGGCACCACCCTCACCATGACCAGCGTCCTGGAGGATCTCCGCGGCGCGGACTTCTTCATCGTCGCCGTGCCCACGCCCGTGGACGACTGGAACCGCCCCGACCTCACCCCCGTCATCAAGGCCTCCGAATCCGTGGGCAAGGTGCTGGGCAAGGGCTCCATCGTCGTCTACGAATCCACCGTTTTCCCCGGCGTCACCGAGGAGATCTGCGGCCCCATCCTCGAGAAGGTCTCCGGCCTCAAATGCGGCGTGGACTTCAAGCTGGGCTATTCCCCCGAGCGCATCAACCCCGGCGACAAGGTCCACACCGTGGAGAAGATCGTGAAGGTCGTCTCGGGCCAGGACGCGGAAAGCGCCGAGACCATCGCGGGCGTGTACGGCGCCGTCATCACCGCCGGCGTGCACCGGGCCTCCTCCATCAAGGTGGCCGAGACCGCCAAGGTCATCGAGAACACCCAGCGGGATATCAATATCGCGCTCATGAACGAACTGGCCATCATCTGCGAGAAGGTGGGCATCCGCACCAGCGAGGTGCTCACGGCCGCCCGCACCAAGTGGAATTTCCTGCCCTTCAGCCCCGGCCTGGTGGGCGGCCACTGCATCGGCGTGGATCCCTACTACCTCACCACCAAGGCGCAGGAGCTGGGCTACCACCCCGAAGTGATCCTGGCCGGCCGGCGCATCAACGACAGCATGGGCTCGTACGTGGCCCAGAAGCTGGTGAAGCTGCTCATCCAGCAGCAGCTCAAGGTCAAGAACGCCAAGGTGGGCATCCTGGGCCTGACCTTCAAGGAGAACGTGCACGACATCCGCAACAGCAAGGTGCCGGACATCATCACCGAGCTGAAGGAGTTCGGCATCGCGCCCCTGGTGCACGATCCCATGGCCGACCACGCCGAGACCCTCCACGAGTACGGCCTGGACCTCCAGCCCCTGGAGGACTTCCAGGACCTGGACGCCCTGGTGCTGGCGGTCAACCACTCCGCCTTCCTGGAGGCGGGGGTGGAGTCCCTCCTCAAGCGCATGAAGCCCGCCTCGGTGTTCATCGATGTGAAATCCTGCTTCGACCCCGGCCGGTTCCCCGAACAGGTCGCCTACTGGAGCCTTTGA
- a CDS encoding SDR family oxidoreductase yields the protein MMPKYAEISRQLMDHPRTWLVTGVAGFIGSNILERLLALDQVVVGLDNFSTGRPENLENVRQTAKPGAWKKFTFHEGDTRDLAMCRRACEGVELVLHQAALGSVPRSIKEPITSHESNVNGFLNMLVAARDAGVSRMVYASSSSVYGDDPQLPKVEERVGNPLSPYAVTKAINEAYAAVFGRSYGFKAVGLRYFNVFGPRQDPDGPYAAVMPKWIDALVKGQPCQIHGDGETSRDFCFVANAVQANILAATAPAEGLEDVFNVSFGGTTSLTQLYWMIAERLAAILPGLKPGDPVYAPFRPGDIRHSQADLTRIKTQLGYDPTHSVAQGLDELVPWFAAAHARS from the coding sequence TTGATGCCGAAGTACGCGGAGATCTCCCGGCAGCTCATGGACCACCCCCGCACCTGGCTGGTGACGGGCGTGGCGGGCTTCATCGGATCCAATATTCTCGAACGGCTCCTGGCGCTGGATCAGGTGGTGGTGGGGCTGGACAACTTCTCCACCGGCAGGCCCGAGAACCTGGAGAACGTGCGGCAGACGGCCAAGCCCGGCGCCTGGAAGAAGTTCACCTTCCACGAGGGGGACACCCGGGACCTGGCCATGTGCCGGCGCGCCTGCGAAGGCGTGGAGCTCGTCCTGCACCAGGCGGCCCTGGGCTCCGTGCCCCGCTCCATCAAGGAACCCATCACCAGCCACGAATCCAACGTGAACGGCTTCCTGAACATGCTCGTGGCCGCCCGGGACGCGGGGGTCTCGCGCATGGTCTACGCCTCCTCCAGTTCGGTGTACGGCGACGATCCCCAGCTGCCCAAGGTGGAGGAGCGGGTGGGCAACCCACTCTCCCCCTACGCCGTCACCAAGGCCATCAACGAGGCCTACGCCGCCGTCTTCGGCCGCTCCTACGGCTTCAAGGCCGTGGGCCTGCGCTACTTCAACGTCTTCGGCCCCCGGCAGGATCCCGACGGGCCCTACGCCGCCGTCATGCCCAAGTGGATCGACGCGCTGGTGAAGGGCCAGCCCTGCCAGATCCACGGGGACGGGGAGACCAGCCGGGACTTCTGCTTCGTGGCCAATGCCGTCCAGGCCAATATCCTGGCCGCCACCGCCCCGGCGGAAGGCCTGGAGGACGTCTTCAACGTCTCCTTCGGCGGCACCACCTCCCTGACCCAGCTGTACTGGATGATCGCGGAGCGGCTGGCCGCCATCCTGCCCGGGCTCAAGCCGGGGGACCCGGTGTACGCGCCCTTCCGGCCCGGGGACATCCGCCATTCCCAGGCGGACCTCACCCGCATCAAGACCCAGCTGGGATACGACCCCACCCATTCGGTGGCCCAGGGCCTGGACGAGCTGGTGCCCTGGTTCGCCGCCGCCCATGCCCGTTCCTGA
- a CDS encoding glycosyltransferase family 4 protein: MRIGVLGTQARDLVNFRGHLLSELAKAGHEAFGIAPGGDEATRDALAALGATYVPIRLDRTGLNPFGEALSFLRLWRTLRGLRLDLLLCYELKSVAFGTLAARLAGVPRRYAMITGRGTTLQGATSSTQEKLVRAVVTRLYRMALPRTQGVLFQNQDDCDFFGELGMLPASVPRRIINGSGVDLDHFARQPLPEGTATFLFVGRLLKNKGVFELVEACRILARRGVPFHARMLGPLDTNPNGITAGQLEAWVGEGSVAYLGELADVRPALAAAHVMVLPSYGEGTPRSVLEALAVGRAVVTTDAPGCKEVVAEGVNGHRVPVGDATALADAMEHLARDPELIARFAQEGRRLAERKYDVRLVTADIIDFMNCGKGKAHGAH, encoded by the coding sequence ATGCGCATCGGCGTCCTGGGAACCCAGGCCAGGGATCTGGTCAACTTCCGCGGTCATCTGCTTTCGGAACTGGCCAAGGCGGGGCACGAGGCCTTCGGCATCGCGCCGGGGGGCGATGAGGCCACCCGGGACGCGCTGGCGGCCCTGGGGGCCACGTACGTGCCCATCCGCCTGGACCGCACCGGCCTCAACCCCTTCGGCGAGGCCCTGAGCTTCCTGCGGCTCTGGCGCACCCTGCGGGGCCTGCGCCTGGATCTGCTCCTGTGCTACGAACTGAAATCCGTCGCCTTCGGGACCCTCGCGGCCCGGCTGGCGGGGGTGCCCCGGCGCTACGCCATGATCACCGGGCGGGGCACGACCCTGCAGGGGGCCACCTCCAGCACCCAGGAGAAGCTGGTGCGGGCCGTGGTCACGCGCCTCTACCGCATGGCGCTGCCCCGCACCCAGGGGGTCCTCTTCCAGAACCAGGATGATTGCGATTTCTTCGGGGAGCTGGGCATGCTCCCGGCCTCCGTGCCCCGGCGCATCATCAACGGCTCGGGCGTGGACCTGGACCACTTCGCCCGGCAGCCCCTGCCGGAAGGGACCGCCACCTTCCTCTTCGTGGGCCGGCTCCTGAAGAACAAGGGCGTCTTCGAACTGGTGGAGGCCTGCCGGATCCTGGCCCGGCGGGGGGTGCCCTTCCACGCCCGCATGCTGGGGCCCCTGGATACCAATCCCAACGGCATCACCGCCGGCCAGCTGGAAGCCTGGGTGGGGGAGGGGAGCGTGGCCTACCTGGGGGAGCTGGCCGATGTGCGGCCCGCCTTGGCCGCGGCCCATGTGATGGTGCTCCCCTCGTACGGCGAGGGCACGCCCCGGTCCGTGCTGGAGGCCCTGGCCGTGGGCCGCGCCGTGGTGACCACGGACGCCCCCGGGTGCAAGGAGGTGGTGGCCGAAGGGGTCAACGGCCACCGGGTGCCCGTGGGGGACGCCACGGCCCTGGCGGACGCCATGGAACACCTGGCCCGGGACCCGGAACTCATCGCGCGCTTCGCCCAGGAGGGGCGCCGGCTCGCCGAGCGGAAGTACGATGTGCGGCTGGTGACGGCCGATATCATCGATTTCATGAATTGCGGGAAAGGCAAGGCCCATGGAGCCCACTGA
- the murJ gene encoding murein biosynthesis integral membrane protein MurJ, with protein sequence MEPTETAAASGLVGRARASWERLTTGSVNRRVFGAALVVGILTLGIKVFALLKESFVAARYGTGNDYDAFIIAMIVPASLAAILSGSLDAALIPTYIEVRETEDHEAAHRLYATILLWNTIVLVGTVGLLALTVDLWLPLLASRFDPAKMALARKLVFASLPIVVLTGFSTVWGALLNAGERFAGAALAPALQSLGVILLLALCFQSMGIWALLAGSLVGIVGETGVKGYLLKKRGHPLMPRWHGVTAAFRKVRGQYATAIAASFIVNGMTLVDQAFASTLGPRSNSALSYGSKLQAFALSLGVTALSTAILPALSKMVALRDWTGIRRFLRVYGGMILAVTVPATLMLIVLSKFLVRIMYQHGSFTAADTDLVVQIQIFHLLRIPFATCHVLVTRTLTALKSVHFLLIMSFSSFALNAFLDWLLIQRYGIAGITLSTSLCSIVTLVCLGWALNHLLKKKALEAGA encoded by the coding sequence ATGGAGCCCACTGAAACCGCAGCGGCGTCCGGACTGGTGGGCAGGGCCCGGGCCTCCTGGGAGCGGCTCACCACCGGCAGCGTGAACCGCCGGGTCTTCGGGGCGGCCCTGGTGGTGGGGATCCTCACCCTGGGCATCAAGGTCTTCGCCCTGCTCAAGGAATCCTTCGTGGCCGCCCGGTATGGCACCGGCAACGACTACGACGCCTTCATCATCGCCATGATCGTTCCCGCCTCCCTGGCGGCCATCCTCTCCGGCTCCCTGGACGCGGCCCTGATCCCCACCTACATCGAGGTGCGCGAGACGGAAGACCACGAAGCGGCCCACCGGCTCTACGCCACCATCCTCCTGTGGAACACCATCGTCCTGGTGGGCACCGTGGGCCTGCTGGCCCTGACGGTGGACCTGTGGCTCCCCCTCCTGGCCTCCCGCTTTGATCCGGCCAAGATGGCCCTGGCCCGCAAGCTGGTGTTCGCCTCCCTGCCCATCGTGGTGCTCACGGGCTTCTCCACGGTGTGGGGCGCCCTGCTCAACGCCGGGGAACGCTTCGCCGGGGCCGCGCTGGCGCCCGCCCTGCAATCCCTCGGCGTGATCCTCCTGCTGGCCCTCTGCTTCCAAAGCATGGGCATCTGGGCCCTCCTGGCGGGCTCCCTGGTGGGCATCGTGGGCGAGACGGGGGTGAAGGGCTACCTGCTGAAGAAGCGCGGCCACCCCCTCATGCCGCGCTGGCACGGGGTCACCGCCGCCTTCCGCAAGGTGCGGGGCCAGTACGCCACCGCCATCGCCGCCTCCTTCATCGTCAACGGCATGACCCTGGTGGACCAGGCCTTCGCCTCCACCCTGGGCCCCCGGAGCAATTCGGCGCTCAGCTACGGCAGCAAGCTGCAGGCCTTCGCCCTGTCCCTGGGGGTGACGGCCCTGTCCACGGCCATCCTGCCCGCCCTGTCCAAGATGGTGGCCCTGCGGGACTGGACGGGCATCCGCCGGTTCCTGCGGGTGTACGGCGGGATGATCCTGGCCGTGACCGTGCCCGCCACCCTCATGCTCATCGTGCTTTCGAAATTCCTCGTGCGGATCATGTACCAGCACGGCTCCTTCACCGCCGCCGACACGGACCTGGTGGTGCAGATCCAGATCTTCCACCTGCTGCGCATCCCCTTCGCCACCTGCCACGTGCTGGTCACCCGGACGCTTACGGCCCTCAAGTCCGTGCACTTCCTGCTGATCATGTCCTTCAGCAGCTTCGCCCTGAACGCCTTCCTGGACTGGCTCCTCATCCAGCGGTACGGGATCGCCGGCATCACCCTTTCCACGTCGCTCTGCAGCATCGTGACCCTGGTGTGCCTGGGCTGGGCGCTGAACCATCTCTTGAAGAAGAAGGCCCTGGAGGCTGGCGCATGA